ACTCGCCGAACCGGTGCAGTACAGGACGCCCGAAGAGGTCGGTGCCGCCGTCGAGCGCGAGTGTGGGGAGCTCCGCCAGCTTCTGCTCAAGGGAGCGCGCGCCGCGGGCGAAGTCCCGCTCTCCTTCCGCCGCCCGGTCGCTTTCCTCCTCCCGGTCGCACTCTCGCTCCTGGGCCTCCTCGAGGACCGCCCACCGGAGCTCGTGCGTCGCGCCCCCACGGTCGGCAAATGGGCCCTCCGCCGCGCCTACTGGCGCGCCCGCTTCACCCCCCTGGGTTAGATCGCGCCTCGCCGCCGGAGCGGCGCACGCGTGCAGGCCGCGGTGCACCATCGAGCGGCTCGGCTTTCAGGACTGGATGCGGCCGATCAGGGCTTCGAGGGTGGCGATGTGGCGCTCCTTGCCCGGAACGAGATAGTCGAGGAGCAGGCGGCGCGTCGGCTCGTCGAGGGAGTCATCGGCGAGGACGGCGCGATACTCCTCGAGCCCACGCAATTCGCCCAGCCTGAGCGCATCGAGCGCCAGGACATCGCCGAAGATGTTCTCCGAATCCGCGATGGTCTGGGCGTAAGGGCTCCAGTCGCTCACCCCGGCCTTGGCTCTTCCACCCCGGCGGCGGATCTCGTCCTTGAGGAGGTTCGACTGCGTCTGATGTTCGATGGCGAGGCGACTGAGCTCGAACGCCTCCTCGGCATGGTCATCTCCGACCCGGGAAATCGCCAGATTGTAGATTTCGGATGCGGACAGTTCACAGTTGAGCAGCGTATTGAGTCTGGAAACATCGACCTGAAGGTGTGGGGGCATAGCCGGGCTGGTCCTCCTCCCACTGCCTTCTGCACGACAGGTACCAGGCCGCCGCACCGGACGTGGCGCCCACGAACGCTACCCGGCCTCTAGACCGGCTTTGAACCCGGTATCGAAACCGGCGCTTCGCAAACATCGATTCGTGGCAACGAAGTTGCAGTTCTGCATCCTGGTCGCGAGCGCGCATCGATGCGCGCTCAACGAAGGCCCGAGAGCTCGACTGAAAAGGAGTGCAGACCATGGGAATGAAGAGTGAAGCACAGCCCCTGCTGGACACGGTCAAGGCTGAGGGTACGGCCATCGCCGAGCGGTTGAAGGATTCCGGAGAGACGATGCGCGGCGAGCTCGACGAGCTCCTGGGTTCGCTCTCGGAAAAGGTCTCGGACATGCGGGCCAGTCTCGCGACGGCGGCCGAAGATGGCGCCGAGACGATGGGAACCGGTGCCCGCAAGCTGGTGAAGCAGACCCGCAAGGGTGTCCAGGACTTGAACAAGCGCTGGAGCAAGCTCGATGGCAAACAGAAGCTCGCCATCGCGGGCGGCCTGCTCGCCGTCCTCGCTGCGGCCGCCGCGACCCCGACCGTGGTGCGCAGGATCCGCGCGAAATAGACCGCAGCAGGAAGTGACTGCCCGGTTCACGGCGCGGGCGCCGCCGTGCACCGGGCGCCTCTCTCCCCGCGCTCCAACCCGCTCGAGGACGATGTTGCCGACGGCTCGCGCCCGGGTTAGGGTTGCGGCGGCTGCCTCTCCGCCTTCGAATTGCTCCCATGAAGCTCCAGGCCCCAGTCTCCGACCCCGCGACGCCTCCGAGCGGCGTCGCCGACCCGCACCTGTCGCTGCCCGAGGTTCACGGCAGCATTCCCCTCGTTCCCAATCGCGGCTGGTGGCGCCGCTTCCTCGCCTTCGCCGGCCCGGGATACCTGGTCAGCGTCGGCTATATGGATCCCGGCAACTGGGCGACCGACCTCGCCGGCGGCGCCCAGTTCGGCTACGCCCTCATCTGGGTGATTCTGCTTTCGAACCTGATGGCGATGTACCTGCAGTCGCTGTGCGTGAAGCTCGGCGTGGTGACCGGAAAGGACCTCGCGCAGGCCTGCCGCGAGCAGTACTCGAAGCCGGTCTCGATCGTCCTCTGGGTACTCTGCGAGATCGCGATCATCGCCTGCGACCTCGCCGAGGTCATCGGCTCGGCGGTCGCCTTGAATCTCCTCTTCGGAGTGCCACTGGTCTGGGGCGTGATCCTCACCGGCCTCGATGTGATGTTGCTCCTCGCGGCTATGCACTTCGGTTTCCGCAAGATCGAGGCGATCGTCCTCACCCTGGTCTCGACCGTGGCGCTCTGCTTCGCGCTGCAGATCTTCCTCGCCCAGCCCGACTGGGGGGGCGTCGCGCTGGGCATGCTGGTGCCGACACTGCCCGGAACCGAGGCGTTCTACATCGCGCTCGGCATCCTCGGCGCCACGGTGATGCCGCACAATCTCTACCTCCATACCGCCCTGGTGCAGACGCGGGACATCGGACCGACCGCCGCCGACAAGCGGCAGGCGGTGCGCTACAACATCACCGACACGGTCATCGCGCTCGGCGCGGCCTTCTTCGTCAACGCTGCGATCCTCATCGTCGCCGCCGCCGTCTTCCACCGCACCGGCCAGTTCGAGGTCAGCGAGCTGCAGGAGGCGCACCGCCTGCTGGCGCCGCTCCTCGGCGCTCCGATCGCCTCGACCGCCTTCGCGGTGGCGCTCCTCGCCTCCGGGCAGTCGTCGACCATCACCGGCACGCTCGCCGGCCAGATCGTCATGGAGGGCTTCCTGCGGATCCGCGTCCGCCCCTGGCTGCGCCGCCTCGTCACCCGGTCGCTCGCCATCGTGCCGGCGGTCATCCTGATCTCGATCTCGGGCGGCAAGGACACCGTGGCCCTCCTGGTCTTCTCGCAGGTCGTGCTCTCGATGCAGCTCTCGTTCGCGATCTTCCCGCTGCTCGCCTTCACCTCCGACCGGCGCCTGATGGGCGAGTTCGCCAACTCGACTGGAGTCAAGATCCTCGGCTACGCGATCTGCAGCCTCATCGCGGGCCTCAACCTCTCGCTGCTCTGGCAGACGATCGGCACCGGCTGGATGGCGCTCCTCGTCGGAGCGGGCGCGGGCTTCACGCTCTGGGTCCGCTACGTGTACCCTCGGAGGCACCGTGTACAAGAAGATCCTGGTCACGCTCGAAAATAGCCGCACCGACGAGGCGATCCTGCGTCACATCGAGCTGCTCGCGCAGCCGCTCGGCAGCCGACTCCTGCTGGTGCATGTCGCCGACGGCTGGATGGCGCGCCACCGCGACCGCCTGAACCTCGCCGAGTCGGAGGAGATGCGGATCGACCGCGCCTACCTCGAGTCGGTGCGCGCCCGGTTCGAGAGCGCCGGAATTCCCGCCGAGACCCAACTCCTCTGGGGGGAGCCGGCCGACGAGATCGTCAAGGTCGCCGAGTCGACCGGAGTGGACCTCATCGCCATGAGCACCCACGGCCACCGCTTCCTCGCCGACCTCGTCTACGGCTCGACCGCCAACAAGGTCCGCCACACGGTGAACATCCCGGTTCTCCTGCTCAAGGCCCCCGCCGACCTCTGACCTGTTTCGCCCGGCGGCTCTCCTGACAGCACGCTGTCAGGAGGACTGCGACAGACTCCTCTCGCGCTGCGGGCCTGCCGCCCACGCGTATCTTTCCGGAGGAGCCTCTCGATGAGCCTCAAGGACGACGCGCTGTACGAGATCCAGACCACCCGCCACTTCTTCAACCGCAGCACGCGTTGCCTCGCCGAGGCCGACTCCGGCTTTCGCGCCACCCCCGATACGATGACGGCCGCCCAGCAGGTGGCCCACACCGCGCAGACTATCGACTGGCTGCGCGCCGGCATGTTCGACGACAACTGGGACATGGACTTCGAGAGAGGGACGGCGGCTACGCAGGCCTTCACGTCGCTCACCGCAGCCCGCAAGGAGCTCGACGCGGCCTGGGACCGGCTGCAGGCGCGCGTCGAACAGGCGAGCGAGGAGGAGCTCGGGAACCCGCTGGCCGACAACCCGATCCTCGGAGTGCGCCCGCGCCACAGCGGCATCAAGGCCGTTGTGGATCACTCCGGCCATCATCGCGGCGCGCTCGCCGTATACGCCCGCCTGGCCGGCAAAGTCCCGGAGATGCCCTACGGCGATTGAGACCGCCCGTCGGCCTCCGCGTCGCTCGACTCCAGGTCGAGGCGACGCAAGTAGTCGGCCAGGCTCTTTCCGGGTTCGTCGGTGAAGCACTCCATGGTTGCTTCGCAGCTCGCGATCCGGTCGAGGCGAAAGTTCCGGAAGTCGTTTCGCAGCTCGCACCAGCCGATCAGCAACCAGACCGGGGGATGGAAAGCGAGGGCGAGCGGACGTACCGTCCGTTCGCTCTCGCGTCCGCCTTCGTCGCAATAGTGCAGGGCGACCCGGCGCTTGTCGCGGATCGCGCGCCGCAAGCGGGTGAACGGCAGGCGGTCGGCGCGGCGCTCCCCGTACTTCGGCACGTAGAGGCGGGTCTCTTCCACCAGGTGCGCCCGGTTGCGTGGCAAGGCCGCCTCGATCTTGGCGACCGCGGTCGTCGCGGCGGCGGCGAGCTCACCATCTCCCCAGGCCTCTACGACCCGCGCGCCGAGTACCATCGCCTCGACCTCCTCGCGGTCGAACATGAGCGGCGGCAGATCGAAGCCGCGAAGCTGGTAGCCGACGCCGGCCTCCCCGGCGACGGGCACGCCCGAAGCCTGAAGGTCGGCGATATCCCGGTAGACGGTGCGCTCCGAGACCTCCAGCCGCTCCGCCAACCGCCGTGCCGTCACCACCCGACCGCGCCGTAGCTCGAGCAGGAGTGAGAACAGCCGGTCGGCGCGTCGCATCGGCGCAATCTAGCGCAGGGCGCGCCGGCGCGTGGGGCGGCGGCCGCCTAACCGGCCGGGTTCCACGCCCAGGCCAAGCCCGGTGCGAGGGTCACGACTTCGGTGGCGAGACCTGACGCACGCAGCTCGCTCTCGAGGCCGGCGGGGCGGCCGCGCAGGACGGGAAAGGTGCCCCAGTGGATCGG
The sequence above is drawn from the Thermoanaerobaculia bacterium genome and encodes:
- a CDS encoding DUF2383 domain-containing protein; its protein translation is MPPHLQVDVSRLNTLLNCELSASEIYNLAISRVGDDHAEEAFELSRLAIEHQTQSNLLKDEIRRRGGRAKAGVSDWSPYAQTIADSENIFGDVLALDALRLGELRGLEEYRAVLADDSLDEPTRRLLLDYLVPGKERHIATLEALIGRIQS
- a CDS encoding DinB family protein gives rise to the protein MSLKDDALYEIQTTRHFFNRSTRCLAEADSGFRATPDTMTAAQQVAHTAQTIDWLRAGMFDDNWDMDFERGTAATQAFTSLTAARKELDAAWDRLQARVEQASEEELGNPLADNPILGVRPRHSGIKAVVDHSGHHRGALAVYARLAGKVPEMPYGD
- a CDS encoding universal stress protein → MYKKILVTLENSRTDEAILRHIELLAQPLGSRLLLVHVADGWMARHRDRLNLAESEEMRIDRAYLESVRARFESAGIPAETQLLWGEPADEIVKVAESTGVDLIAMSTHGHRFLADLVYGSTANKVRHTVNIPVLLLKAPADL
- a CDS encoding Nramp family divalent metal transporter, with protein sequence MKLQAPVSDPATPPSGVADPHLSLPEVHGSIPLVPNRGWWRRFLAFAGPGYLVSVGYMDPGNWATDLAGGAQFGYALIWVILLSNLMAMYLQSLCVKLGVVTGKDLAQACREQYSKPVSIVLWVLCEIAIIACDLAEVIGSAVALNLLFGVPLVWGVILTGLDVMLLLAAMHFGFRKIEAIVLTLVSTVALCFALQIFLAQPDWGGVALGMLVPTLPGTEAFYIALGILGATVMPHNLYLHTALVQTRDIGPTAADKRQAVRYNITDTVIALGAAFFVNAAILIVAAAVFHRTGQFEVSELQEAHRLLAPLLGAPIASTAFAVALLASGQSSTITGTLAGQIVMEGFLRIRVRPWLRRLVTRSLAIVPAVILISISGGKDTVALLVFSQVVLSMQLSFAIFPLLAFTSDRRLMGEFANSTGVKILGYAICSLIAGLNLSLLWQTIGTGWMALLVGAGAGFTLWVRYVYPRRHRVQEDPGHARK
- a CDS encoding YafY family transcriptional regulator; this translates as MRRADRLFSLLLELRRGRVVTARRLAERLEVSERTVYRDIADLQASGVPVAGEAGVGYQLRGFDLPPLMFDREEVEAMVLGARVVEAWGDGELAAAATTAVAKIEAALPRNRAHLVEETRLYVPKYGERRADRLPFTRLRRAIRDKRRVALHYCDEGGRESERTVRPLALAFHPPVWLLIGWCELRNDFRNFRLDRIASCEATMECFTDEPGKSLADYLRRLDLESSDAEADGRSQSP